A genomic segment from Pseudosulfitobacter sp. DSM 107133 encodes:
- a CDS encoding DUF2474 family protein — protein sequence MNTSTFHQIGWFVALWLISVLALGIVAYAIRLAINS from the coding sequence ATGAATACTTCAACGTTTCACCAGATTGGTTGGTTTGTCGCGCTGTGGCTTATCAGCGTGCTTGCCCTCGGCATCGTTGCTTACGCGATACGCCTGGCAATCAACTCTTAA
- the cydB gene encoding cytochrome d ubiquinol oxidase subunit II, translating to MFELSFIWAGIIAFAVLTYVILDGFDLGVGILFPLADGEREKAMMMNSVAPIWDGNETWLVMGGGGLFAVFPLAYSVVMPALYMPIILMLLALIFRGVAFEYRWRTERWKPIWDIAFFGGSIVAAFMQGIALGALVQGIEVADRAYAGGWWDWLSLFSILTGLAVVVGYALLGATWIILKTEGSLQRQMQNLAWWLGVGTLGFIGIVSIMTPFQDPEYFSRWLNLPGSIFSVLIPGAVLAAAWALFTGLNAGKDGQPFLAAISIFVLCFIGIGISFYPNIVPPSLTIAEAAAPDKSLRFALVGTVVLVPMILAYTAYAYWVFRGKIDPAEGYH from the coding sequence ATGTTTGAACTTTCCTTTATCTGGGCTGGAATCATTGCTTTCGCAGTCCTGACCTACGTGATCCTCGACGGGTTCGACCTTGGGGTCGGCATCCTTTTCCCTCTCGCCGATGGCGAGCGGGAAAAGGCGATGATGATGAACTCCGTCGCGCCCATCTGGGACGGAAATGAGACCTGGTTGGTGATGGGTGGTGGAGGGCTGTTTGCCGTTTTCCCGCTGGCCTACTCGGTCGTCATGCCGGCATTGTATATGCCGATCATCCTGATGTTGCTGGCCTTGATTTTTCGCGGCGTCGCCTTCGAATACCGTTGGCGCACCGAAAGATGGAAGCCAATTTGGGACATCGCTTTTTTCGGCGGCTCGATAGTTGCTGCGTTCATGCAAGGGATCGCATTGGGGGCATTGGTTCAGGGGATCGAAGTGGCGGACCGTGCCTATGCGGGCGGATGGTGGGATTGGTTGAGCCTGTTCTCTATCCTGACCGGGTTAGCCGTGGTTGTCGGCTATGCTTTGCTGGGCGCCACATGGATCATCCTGAAGACAGAAGGAAGCCTGCAGCGTCAGATGCAGAACCTCGCGTGGTGGCTCGGGGTAGGAACACTTGGCTTTATCGGTATCGTCAGCATCATGACCCCGTTTCAGGATCCGGAATACTTCAGCCGCTGGCTGAACCTGCCGGGCAGTATTTTTAGCGTGTTGATACCGGGTGCGGTTCTGGCCGCGGCTTGGGCGCTGTTCACAGGATTGAATGCAGGCAAAGATGGTCAACCATTTCTGGCTGCAATCAGCATCTTCGTGCTGTGTTTCATCGGCATCGGGATCAGCTTCTATCCCAATATTGTGCCACCCAGCCTTACAATTGCAGAGGCGGCAGCACCTGACAAAAGCTTGCGTTTTGCCTTGGTCGGCACTGTCGTTCTGGTACCAATGATCCTTGCCTACACGGCCTACGCCTATTGGGTCTTTCGTGGAAAAATTGATCCGGCTGAGGGGTATCATTGA